In Terriglobales bacterium, the following proteins share a genomic window:
- a CDS encoding type Z 30S ribosomal protein S14, with the protein MATTAKMVKDARKPKFKSRQHNRCKLCGRPRAYLRKFGVCRLCFRGLALKGEIPGVSKSSW; encoded by the coding sequence ATGGCAACCACGGCAAAGATGGTCAAGGACGCTCGGAAACCCAAGTTCAAGAGCCGCCAGCACAACCGCTGCAAGCTCTGCGGACGCCCGCGCGCGTACCTCCGGAAGTTCGGAGTGTGCCGCCTGTGCTTCCGCGGGCTCGCCCTCAAGGGCGAGATCCCCGGGGTCTCGAAGTCGTCCTGGTAA
- the rplE gene encoding 50S ribosomal protein L5, with protein MAARLKQKFDKEVAPALMKEFGMKNPMAVPHLHKIVVNMGVGEATQNAKVLDPAVRDLGEITGQKPVITRAKKSIAAFKVRENMPIGAMVTLRGDRMYEFFDRLVNTALPRVRDFRGVSTKSFDGRGNYTLGLKDQLVFPEIDYAKVDKMMGMNITIVTTAKNDNEARSLLKLLGMPFRTAA; from the coding sequence ATGGCAGCCAGACTGAAGCAGAAATTCGATAAGGAAGTCGCGCCGGCCCTGATGAAGGAGTTCGGGATGAAGAACCCGATGGCCGTGCCGCACCTTCACAAGATCGTCGTCAACATGGGGGTGGGCGAAGCCACGCAGAACGCGAAGGTGCTCGACCCCGCCGTCCGCGACCTGGGCGAGATCACCGGGCAGAAGCCGGTCATCACGCGCGCCAAGAAGTCCATCGCGGCCTTCAAGGTGCGCGAGAACATGCCCATCGGCGCCATGGTCACCCTGCGCGGCGACCGCATGTACGAGTTCTTCGACCGCCTGGTGAACACCGCGCTGCCGCGCGTCCGCGACTTCCGCGGCGTCTCCACCAAGTCCTTCGACGGCCGCGGCAACTACACCCTCGGCCTCAAGGACCAGCTCGTCTTCCCGGAGATCGATTACGCCAAGGTCGACAAGATGATGGGCATGAACATCACCATCGTCACCACGGCCAAGAACGACAACGAAGCACGCTCGCTGCTGAAGCTTCTCGGAATGCCCTTTCGGACGGCGGCATAG
- the rplX gene encoding 50S ribosomal protein L24 has product MSQTTVDIRRNDTVKVISGKDRGKQGRVLRVFPDTKRILVEHVGVVKKNVRPNPQRNIKGGIAEQESAISLSNVMLMCPDCTRPVRVGHEKKGDQHVRVCKRCGNTLEGKK; this is encoded by the coding sequence ATGTCGCAGACGACCGTTGATATCCGCCGGAACGACACGGTGAAGGTCATCTCGGGCAAGGACCGCGGCAAGCAGGGGCGCGTGCTGCGCGTCTTCCCCGACACCAAGCGCATCCTCGTCGAGCACGTCGGCGTGGTGAAGAAGAACGTGCGCCCCAATCCGCAGCGCAACATCAAGGGCGGCATTGCCGAGCAGGAAAGCGCCATCTCGCTCTCCAACGTGATGCTGATGTGCCCCGACTGCACGCGCCCGGTGCGCGTCGGCCACGAGAAGAAGGGCGACCAGCACGTGCGCGTCTGCAAACGCTGCGGCAACACGCTCGAAGGCAAGAAGTGA
- the rplN gene encoding 50S ribosomal protein L14: MAVMMRSMLEVADNSGARKLQMILPLGGGAGLTAHLGDVFTAAVKEASPDGTVKKGTVVKAVLVRARKEHRRKDGTYIRFDQNAAVLINEAGEPVGTRVFGPVARELREKKFLKIVSLAPEVL, encoded by the coding sequence ATGGCAGTCATGATGAGATCGATGCTCGAGGTCGCCGACAACTCCGGCGCCCGCAAGCTGCAGATGATCTTGCCGCTCGGCGGCGGCGCCGGCCTCACCGCGCACCTCGGCGACGTCTTCACCGCCGCGGTCAAGGAAGCTTCGCCTGACGGCACCGTCAAGAAAGGCACCGTGGTCAAGGCCGTGCTGGTCCGCGCGCGCAAGGAGCATCGCCGCAAGGACGGCACCTACATCCGCTTCGACCAGAACGCCGCGGTGCTGATCAACGAAGCCGGCGAGCCGGTCGGCACGCGCGTCTTCGGGCCCGTCGCCCGCGAGCTGCGCGAAAAGAAGTTCCTCAAGATCGTTTCCCTGGCCCCGGAGGTGCTCTAG
- the rpsQ gene encoding 30S ribosomal protein S17: MAEKKQAAAAPAQSDRNTKIGQVVSTKMAKTIVVETNRQKAHPLYKRVVQRSKKFYAHDEKGEAHVGDFVEIEETRPLSKLKRWRLKNIIQRAALAEEAEQAS, from the coding sequence ATGGCCGAGAAGAAACAGGCAGCAGCGGCGCCGGCGCAGTCGGACCGCAACACCAAGATCGGCCAGGTCGTCTCCACCAAGATGGCGAAGACCATCGTGGTCGAGACCAACCGCCAGAAGGCGCACCCGCTCTACAAGCGCGTCGTGCAGCGCTCCAAGAAGTTCTACGCGCACGACGAGAAGGGCGAGGCGCACGTCGGCGATTTTGTCGAGATCGAGGAGACGCGCCCGCTCTCGAAGCTCAAGCGCTGGCGCCTGAAGAACATCATCCAGCGCGCCGCCCTGGCTGAGGAAGCCGAGCAGGCGTCGTAA
- the rpmC gene encoding 50S ribosomal protein L29 yields the protein MAKGLTADKVRNLTPEELRQQQRDLNDQLFRLKFQMKMGQTESLKKIRGLRREIARVKTIAREQELAGANGSKPVASEKPAAKAEAKPAKKAEKKTATGRK from the coding sequence ATGGCTAAAGGACTCACTGCAGACAAGGTCCGCAACCTGACGCCGGAAGAGCTCCGGCAGCAGCAGCGGGACCTCAACGACCAGCTCTTCCGCCTCAAGTTCCAGATGAAGATGGGACAGACGGAGAGCTTGAAGAAGATCCGCGGGCTCCGGCGGGAGATCGCCCGGGTCAAGACCATCGCGCGCGAGCAGGAGCTCGCCGGCGCCAACGGCTCCAAGCCGGTGGCCTCGGAGAAGCCGGCCGCGAAGGCGGAGGCGAAGCCCGCCAAGAAGGCGGAGAAGAAGACCGCCACGGGGAGGAAGTAG
- the rplP gene encoding 50S ribosomal protein L16 has protein sequence MPKKVKYRKQQRGRMRGKAWRGSELAFGDYGLKVLEPGWITDRQIEASRVAMTRFIKRGGKVWLRLFPDKPVTKKPAETRMGKGKGAPDHWVAVVRPGKILFEMEGVTFAEADEALRLASHKLPLKTKVVSRHGAH, from the coding sequence ATGCCAAAGAAAGTGAAGTATCGCAAGCAGCAGCGCGGACGCATGCGCGGCAAGGCGTGGCGCGGCTCCGAGCTCGCCTTCGGCGATTACGGCCTGAAGGTGCTCGAGCCCGGCTGGATCACCGACCGCCAGATCGAGGCCAGCCGTGTCGCCATGACGCGCTTCATCAAGCGCGGCGGCAAAGTTTGGCTGCGCCTGTTCCCCGACAAGCCAGTCACCAAGAAGCCGGCCGAGACCCGTATGGGCAAGGGCAAGGGCGCGCCCGACCACTGGGTCGCCGTCGTCCGCCCCGGCAAGATCCTGTTCGAGATGGAAGGCGTCACGTTCGCGGAAGCCGATGAGGCGCTCCGCCTGGCGTCGCACAAGCTGCCGCTCAAGACCAAGGTCGTCTCGCGGCACGGAGCGCACTAG
- the rpsC gene encoding 30S ribosomal protein S3, with the protein MGQKVHPYGFRLGYTKPWKSRWISVRDYDKLLLEDVKLKAELKDKLKSAGVSAIEIERPGNKLRIIIKTARPGIIIGRKGAEIDKLKQELQKRTNREVFIDIQEVHKPELDAQLVSENIALQLEKRVGFRRAMRKAVDSALRFGCKGIKVRVSGRLNGNEIARSEWYLQGRLPLHTLRADIEYGFSEAKTTYGVIGVKCWIYKGEIFATKKGKEAAATPPIPGAGAF; encoded by the coding sequence ATGGGACAGAAGGTACATCCTTACGGATTCCGCCTCGGCTACACCAAGCCGTGGAAGTCGCGCTGGATCAGCGTGCGCGACTACGACAAGCTGCTGCTCGAGGACGTGAAGCTCAAGGCCGAGCTCAAGGACAAGCTCAAGTCGGCCGGCGTCAGCGCCATCGAGATCGAGCGCCCCGGCAACAAGCTGCGCATCATCATCAAGACCGCGCGGCCCGGCATCATCATCGGCCGCAAGGGCGCCGAGATCGACAAGCTCAAGCAGGAGCTCCAGAAGCGCACCAATCGCGAGGTCTTCATCGACATCCAGGAGGTGCACAAGCCCGAGCTGGACGCCCAGCTGGTGTCGGAGAACATCGCGCTCCAGCTCGAGAAGCGCGTCGGCTTCCGCCGCGCCATGCGCAAGGCGGTCGATTCCGCGCTGCGCTTCGGCTGCAAGGGCATCAAGGTGCGCGTCTCCGGCCGCTTGAACGGCAACGAGATCGCGCGCTCCGAGTGGTACCTGCAGGGTCGCCTGCCCCTGCACACGCTGCGCGCCGACATCGAGTACGGCTTCTCGGAAGCCAAGACCACCTACGGCGTCATCGGCGTGAAGTGCTGGATCTACAAGGGCGAGATCTTCGCGACCAAGAAGGGCAAGGAAGCGGCCGCAACGCCGCCCATCCCCGGCGCCGGAGCGTTCTAG
- the rplV gene encoding 50S ribosomal protein L22 — protein sequence MEFRAEARYIRVSPQKARLVLDLIKGRRVEEAMNTLMFTKKGIAPDIQKLLRSAIENANYLSQEKGLDVDVDNLYVKRAIANEGPRMKRIRPAPMGRAYRYQRRIAHIEIALAEKGANGKATVVTDETEAPAAQARTKGKTAGKKKSAAKK from the coding sequence ATGGAATTCAGAGCTGAAGCACGTTACATCCGGGTATCGCCGCAGAAGGCGCGCCTCGTCCTCGATCTCATCAAGGGACGCCGCGTCGAAGAGGCGATGAACACCCTCATGTTCACCAAGAAGGGCATCGCGCCCGACATCCAGAAGCTGCTGCGCTCGGCCATCGAGAACGCCAACTACCTGAGCCAGGAGAAGGGTCTGGACGTCGACGTCGACAACCTGTACGTGAAGCGCGCGATCGCCAACGAAGGACCGCGCATGAAGCGCATCCGCCCGGCGCCGATGGGGCGCGCGTATCGCTACCAGCGCCGCATCGCGCACATCGAGATCGCGCTGGCGGAAAAAGGCGCCAACGGGAAAGCCACCGTCGTCACCGACGAGACGGAAGCTCCCGCGGCGCAGGCCAGGACCAAGGGCAAGACCGCGGGCAAGAAGAAGTCCGCGGCGAAGAAGTAA
- the rpsS gene encoding 30S ribosomal protein S19, translating to MARSLKKGPFIDGHLLKKIDDMNQRNDKKVVRTWSRRSTISPEMVGHTIAVHNGKKFIPVYVTENMVGHKLGEFSPTRIFKAHSMKSAAEVAAAAAAASRPQGGVPGGPGAPVPAGTPAPPAGGAPPAKG from the coding sequence ATGGCGCGCAGCCTGAAGAAGGGCCCGTTCATCGACGGGCACCTGTTGAAGAAGATCGACGACATGAACCAGCGCAACGACAAGAAGGTCGTGCGCACCTGGTCGCGCCGCTCGACCATCTCCCCCGAGATGGTCGGACACACCATCGCGGTGCACAACGGCAAGAAGTTCATCCCGGTGTACGTCACCGAGAACATGGTGGGGCACAAGCTCGGCGAGTTCTCCCCCACGCGCATCTTCAAGGCGCACTCCATGAAGTCGGCGGCGGAAGTCGCTGCGGCGGCTGCCGCGGCCTCGCGTCCGCAGGGCGGCGTGCCCGGCGGGCCGGGCGCCCCGGTCCCCGCGGGGACTCCGGCGCCTCCGGCGGGCGGCGCGCCACCGGCGAAGGGATAA